AAGTTGATTTTGTTTCTTGAAGCCATTGCAAATTTTGTCAGGATATTTGAGTTAATTTCTATGATTTTAAATAACTGAGTTAACTCATGGCTAATTAACTTTAAATCTTTTAATCTTTGTGTCATAATAATAATATGGGTAGGGTAAAACCTTTCTATAATTTACTTTTTAGCGTTTTGTTATTTCACTTTTATTTTATCTGTTCATAACTAATTAGGCAAGAATATATCCTTACTATTTCTTGTCTTTTTTAATGCTTAAATGGTAGAATAAAACTAATTCAATGTCTTACAATTTAGTGTCATCTGAGGGGCATAAAAGCCCCATATTACAGGGATAAAATGAGAATTAACTGGTTGCTGATAAAAGAATTATTGAGCTTAATTAACCCATTTATATCGAGTTCAGTATTAAGAAAAAAATTACCCAAAAAATATAAAAAGGCAAGAGTGAAAGGGCATTTACTGTTTTTGGAGTATGCAGAATGTATAGATTTTAATGGTAGAAATATAACTTGTGAATTTGAGAATGAAATAATAACTATTACTGAGAAAGGCTTGGGGATGTTAGAGGATTTACAGAAGATGGAAAATGAAGGGGTAAAATTAAGGGCTTTAAGGCAAAGCCCTTTTATGAAAAGCCTTTAGCGGTTATTTATTTTTTTAGTGAAAGAACTTTTACCTGTTTGCTCATCCACTTCTTCATCAAACATTTTTTTTAACAACATTTTCCCTTCTGGCTTTGAGAGAAAAGATTTGTTGAAACCAGCTAGATGAGCAATATCGTCTCTGGTAAACCTTTTGCCCGACTCCAAATTTTCCCAAGCCGCTATTAATTTTTTGCCGTTTTTCGTTTGACTAACGGGTTTTTCCTGTTCAGGTACTTTATCCCCTCTATCTTCATCGAAGGGCAAATTAAGCGATTCTGAAGGGGCTTTTTCTGTATTTACAATGTCTATATCCTGACTAGCTGAACTATTGTCTATATTCTCGACTATCTTTTGGCTAGACAACTCATCGACTAGACGACTGTATAGTTTGCTGTATAGATTACTCTCTAAGCCTTCTAAGTGGCTAGACAAATCAAGGTCTATATTTTGTCTAGTGTTCTGTATAGATTTATTGGGGTCAAGGCAAGAAAAAATATAATCTCGCAAGGCACTAGAAATATTAGTATTATTACCTCTTGCCCAATCTTTAAAGCGGTCATACACATCCTCATCAATCCTGATGGTTATTAATTTGTCTTTTACCATTGTCTTTACAATTTTGGCTAAACATCTATACATATCAGTATAGACGCAATGGCTATCAAATGTCTATATTCCTTATCTTATCTAGTGTCCAGCTAATGTCTATAAAATGTCTTGACAAATAGAAACAAGTTCGTTAATATAGTAAGTGTAAGGGGCAACGACACAAGCCCAACCCACCACACCACAAGAGGACAGACCGATGACCAACCAAACCAAGACCCAGTTAGAACAAGCCTACTACCACCTAGCCGACACTCTCGGAGTCGATAACCCCATGACCTTAGCCGTCAAGAGTGCCATCAACGAGATTGACCCCGACTACCTACTCCTAGACCTCACTGAAGATGATGACCTCGTAATCACCGAGATTGACGAGTAGTACCCCTGAACCCACGCCCTGAGTACGGCGTTAAAAGACTCAATCGACACATTCAATCAATACATAGTTCACTACAGGAAAACAAAATGTTAGACCAATACATAAATACACAACAGCAAACCATCGACACCAAGTTAGCCAAAATTGCAGAGTTAGAGTCCATCATTGCTCAACTCAGAAAAGAGATCAGGATTGATGAGCAAATCAAACAGGCAAGAGTTACAGCGTCCACAGAACTAGCTCAATGGTTGGCTAAAGGGAAAGAGCTATTAGGGGATATGGCTGGTATTTTCCCCATTGAGTTCTTAGAGGATGTTAAGACTGAGGTTGCCACTATCACCGACTCCATCAAAGAGGATTACGAAAACTTTGCCGATAATGGGTCAAGATTTTTGAGCGGTTCTGATGATGCGATCGCAGATGATGATGATACTGATACCCCTGTTGACCCTCAGTCTGATGATGATACCGTAACGGTTGAGGTAATAACCACCACTGATGCG
The sequence above is a segment of the Cyanobacterium sp. Dongsha4 genome. Coding sequences within it:
- a CDS encoding BrnA antitoxin family protein; protein product: MVKDKLITIRIDEDVYDRFKDWARGNNTNISSALRDYIFSCLDPNKSIQNTRQNIDLDLSSHLEGLESNLYSKLYSRLVDELSSQKIVENIDNSSASQDIDIVNTEKAPSESLNLPFDEDRGDKVPEQEKPVSQTKNGKKLIAAWENLESGKRFTRDDIAHLAGFNKSFLSKPEGKMLLKKMFDEEVDEQTGKSSFTKKINNR